A genomic segment from uncultured Vibrio sp. encodes:
- the dgcN gene encoding N-acetyltransferase DgcN, translating into MELKQPYLLFLGDAADALAAKVAQGIKTWRPEYCVGQLRLEGCNADIGLEDLNVAQAVEAGAKTLVIGVANRGGVISEEWISVLTEALEAGMDIAAGLHNRLNDIPELVENANKNGCSLFDVRYPTQTYPVANGKKRSGKRLLTVGTDCSVGKMYTSLAIEKEMKERGIDADFRATGQTGILITGDGVSADCVVADFIAGAIETIAPENDPQHWDVIEGQGSLFHASFAGVTTGLIHGSQADALVLCHEPTRTHMRGLPDYPLPDIKTCMEANIATAKLTNPNVQFVGVSINTSGMTESEALEYMDSVESEVGLPVVDPFRQGVARIVDKLAEL; encoded by the coding sequence ATGGAACTTAAACAACCTTATCTATTATTCTTAGGCGATGCTGCAGATGCGTTAGCAGCGAAAGTAGCTCAAGGAATCAAAACCTGGCGCCCAGAATACTGTGTCGGTCAATTACGTCTGGAAGGCTGCAATGCGGATATTGGCCTTGAAGATTTAAATGTAGCCCAAGCCGTTGAAGCGGGGGCTAAAACTTTAGTTATTGGCGTCGCTAACCGAGGCGGTGTGATCTCTGAGGAGTGGATTTCAGTACTGACCGAAGCACTCGAAGCCGGTATGGACATTGCTGCAGGTTTACACAATCGATTAAACGACATTCCAGAACTGGTTGAGAATGCAAACAAAAACGGCTGTAGCCTTTTCGATGTGCGCTATCCGACACAAACCTACCCTGTTGCAAACGGCAAGAAACGTTCAGGTAAACGCCTACTAACGGTAGGTACAGACTGCTCTGTAGGTAAAATGTATACCTCTCTGGCGATCGAAAAAGAGATGAAAGAGAGAGGCATCGATGCCGATTTTCGCGCCACCGGTCAAACTGGCATTCTAATTACTGGTGATGGGGTGAGTGCAGACTGTGTTGTCGCCGATTTCATTGCCGGCGCAATTGAAACCATCGCTCCTGAAAATGATCCACAACACTGGGATGTCATTGAAGGTCAAGGGTCGTTATTCCATGCTTCATTTGCTGGCGTTACTACTGGCCTGATTCATGGCTCTCAAGCGGACGCTTTAGTTTTGTGCCATGAGCCAACTCGCACCCACATGCGCGGCCTGCCTGATTATCCATTGCCGGATATCAAAACTTGTATGGAAGCCAATATAGCCACCGCAAAGCTCACTAACCCAAATGTCCAATTTGTCGGTGTTTCAATCAACACCTCGGGAATGACCGAGAGCGAAGCACTGGAATATATGGATAGCGTTGAATCCGAAGTAGGCTTGCCTGTTGTCGATCCATTCCGTCAAGGCGTAGCACGTATTGTAGATAAATTAGCGGAGCTGTAA
- the dgcA gene encoding N-acetyl-D-Glu racemase DgcA, with product MKVSLYTKSWPILGSFTISRGSKTHAETIIVEIEHQGVTGCGECVPYGRYGESIQNVMAEIESIIPKIEAGLSREDLQPLLPSGAARNAVDCALWDLECKQSEQSIWDKVGVVEGELTTAYTLSLDTPENMEKKAIEHSHRPLLKLKLGGTDDLERVQAVRHGAPNSAIILDANEAWTLETYNQLIPELLKLDVSMIEQPFHADEDHILDGLERPIAICADESCHDRMSLHKIIGRYDMINIKLDKTGGLTEALALKEEAESAGLRIMVGCMVASSLSMAPAFVVAQGAEVVDLDGPLLLSEDIENGFEFDNNAMLPFDRKLWG from the coding sequence ATGAAGGTTAGTCTATATACAAAAAGTTGGCCGATTCTGGGTAGCTTTACTATCTCTAGGGGCAGTAAAACCCACGCAGAAACCATCATTGTTGAAATTGAGCACCAAGGTGTAACAGGGTGCGGTGAATGCGTCCCTTATGGCCGATACGGTGAATCCATTCAAAATGTGATGGCAGAGATAGAAAGCATCATCCCTAAAATTGAAGCAGGGCTGAGCCGAGAAGATTTGCAACCGCTTTTACCATCGGGCGCCGCACGGAATGCCGTTGACTGTGCTTTATGGGACTTGGAGTGCAAGCAATCTGAACAATCTATTTGGGATAAAGTCGGTGTGGTCGAAGGTGAACTGACCACAGCGTACACCCTCTCCTTGGATACCCCAGAAAATATGGAGAAAAAGGCAATTGAGCATTCTCATAGGCCACTGCTTAAGTTGAAGTTAGGTGGTACAGACGATCTTGAGCGTGTTCAGGCGGTACGTCACGGAGCACCCAACTCTGCGATCATTCTGGATGCCAACGAAGCATGGACGTTAGAAACCTATAATCAGCTTATACCTGAATTATTAAAGCTGGATGTCTCAATGATCGAGCAACCATTTCATGCCGATGAAGATCATATATTGGATGGTCTTGAACGTCCGATCGCAATTTGTGCCGACGAATCTTGCCATGACCGAATGAGCCTGCACAAGATCATCGGTCGCTACGACATGATCAATATAAAACTCGATAAAACGGGCGGCTTGACTGAAGCATTAGCACTCAAAGAAGAAGCTGAGTCGGCAGGGTTACGTATTATGGTTGGCTGCATGGTGGCCTCTTCATTAAGCATGGCGCCAGCATTTGTCGTCGCCCAAGGTGCAGAAGTGGTCGATTTAGACGGTCCACTGCTGCTGAGTGAAGATATCGAAAATGGCTTTGAATTCGATAATAACGCTATGCTGCCTTTCGACAGAAAATTGTGGGGATAA